Proteins from a genomic interval of Clostridium scatologenes:
- the terS gene encoding phage terminase small subunit: MSDIRAPDIKEQAKEDYLNGMKYKDLAEKYSVSLNTIKSWIKRYNWSKEKKEKGAHKNKKGAPYNNKNAEGHGAPKGNKNAETHGFFSKYLPEETFDIIQEINKKNPLDILWENISIQYAAIIRSQRIMDVKNQEDLTKVLKRQKESTGDTSESWEKEYELQFAWDKQSTFLQAQSRAMKTLESMIKQYDELLKSNLATEEQKLRIEKLKVDISNANGGNNDSNKEGIKEFVKATTMNKAEVKEIFKDDENEKEETE, from the coding sequence ATGAGTGACATAAGAGCACCAGACATAAAGGAGCAGGCTAAAGAAGATTATCTAAATGGTATGAAATATAAAGATTTAGCTGAAAAGTACAGTGTAAGTTTAAATACAATAAAGTCGTGGATAAAAAGGTATAACTGGTCCAAAGAGAAAAAAGAAAAGGGTGCACACAAAAACAAAAAGGGTGCACCCTATAATAATAAAAATGCAGAAGGTCATGGAGCACCAAAGGGCAATAAAAATGCTGAAACTCATGGCTTTTTTTCTAAGTATCTTCCAGAGGAAACGTTTGATATTATCCAGGAGATAAATAAAAAAAATCCTTTAGATATACTTTGGGAAAATATAAGTATTCAGTATGCAGCTATAATCAGATCACAAAGAATTATGGATGTTAAGAATCAGGAAGATTTAACTAAAGTGCTTAAAAGACAAAAAGAATCTACTGGAGATACCTCAGAAAGTTGGGAAAAAGAATATGAATTACAGTTTGCATGGGATAAGCAGTCTACATTTTTACAGGCTCAATCAAGAGCAATGAAGACATTAGAAAGCATGATTAAACAATATGATGAACTGTTAAAAAGCAACCTTGCTACAGAAGAACAGAAGCTTAGAATTGAAAAACTCAAAGTTGATATTAGCAATGCTAATGGTGGTAACAATGATAGTAATAAAGAAGGAATTAAGGAATTTGTAAAAGCTACAACAATGAATAAAGCTGAAGTAAAAGAAATATTTAAGGATGATGAAAATGAAAAAGAAGAAACAGAATAA
- a CDS encoding major capsid protein, translating into MAGIFDLVTAQEIGTYYTSNSSNTIPYLGATLFPPKKQLGLDLSWIKAANGLPVALMPAAFDTKATLRDRIGFTKIETQMPFFREAMKIGEKDRQEMNKAQGAANAAYMMPIINKIFDDATNLVNGAEVDNERMRMQLLSTGKISIVANGLAYDYDYEFKESHKETLLTTAKWSDLVNSNPVDDIRRWQDSIEDDTGVRPTNAVCTRKTWNYLMNNQKIKLDMNTQNGQNIILTDAMLKTYFQTKLGLSIAVYNKKFALQDGSSNLFYPDNTFTLFPDGNLGNTYFGTTPEESDLMAGGTDAQVQIVNTGVAVTTIKHKHPVNVETIVSEIAMPSFETIDSVFIAIVA; encoded by the coding sequence ATGGCAGGTATATTTGATTTAGTAACAGCACAAGAAATAGGAACTTATTACACAAGCAATAGTTCTAATACAATTCCGTACTTAGGTGCAACATTATTTCCACCTAAAAAACAATTAGGATTGGATTTAAGCTGGATAAAAGCTGCTAATGGACTTCCAGTAGCATTAATGCCAGCTGCTTTTGATACTAAGGCAACATTAAGAGATAGAATAGGTTTTACAAAGATTGAAACTCAAATGCCATTTTTCAGAGAAGCAATGAAGATAGGTGAAAAAGACAGGCAGGAAATGAACAAAGCCCAAGGTGCGGCAAATGCTGCTTACATGATGCCAATAATCAATAAGATATTTGATGATGCAACTAACCTTGTAAATGGTGCAGAAGTAGATAATGAGAGAATGAGAATGCAATTACTTTCAACTGGAAAAATCTCTATTGTTGCAAATGGATTAGCATATGATTATGACTATGAATTTAAGGAATCACATAAAGAGACATTGCTTACTACTGCTAAATGGAGTGATTTAGTTAATTCTAATCCAGTTGATGACATACGAAGATGGCAGGATTCTATCGAAGATGATACAGGCGTAAGACCTACTAATGCAGTATGTACAAGAAAAACATGGAATTACCTCATGAACAATCAAAAGATTAAGCTAGATATGAATACTCAAAATGGCCAGAATATAATTTTAACTGATGCAATGCTTAAGACATATTTTCAAACTAAATTGGGACTTTCAATTGCAGTATATAATAAGAAATTTGCACTGCAAGATGGAAGTTCTAATTTATTTTATCCAGATAATACATTCACTTTGTTTCCTGATGGTAATTTAGGTAATACTTATTTTGGCACTACTCCAGAAGAGAGTGATCTTATGGCAGGTGGCACAGATGCACAGGTACAAATCGTAAACACAGGCGTTGCAGTAACTACTATTAAACATAAGCATCCAGTAAATGTTGAAACAATAGTTTCTGAAATTGCTATGCCTTCATTTGAAACTATAGATAGTGTGTTTATTGCAATCGTAGCTTAA
- a CDS encoding HK97 gp10 family phage protein, whose protein sequence is MGFSIDGLDQFQNALIDFVNIKFPEELEKEILELANRLLAKVKKRTPVGVYKDGTSGGDLRKNWQIGNLVRDGSEYYIEVFNNLHYAPHVEYGHRTRLGKTSHPETYKPHGKIAFVPGRHMLKISVEELNKELPVHLSAWLDRTIKELGL, encoded by the coding sequence ATGGGATTCAGTATAGATGGTTTAGACCAGTTCCAAAATGCTTTAATAGATTTTGTGAACATTAAGTTTCCTGAAGAACTTGAAAAGGAAATTTTAGAACTTGCAAATAGGCTTTTAGCTAAAGTTAAGAAAAGAACACCAGTTGGAGTTTATAAAGATGGTACCTCTGGTGGAGATCTGAGGAAAAACTGGCAAATAGGAAATTTAGTACGAGATGGTTCAGAATATTATATAGAAGTATTTAATAATTTACATTATGCACCACATGTTGAATATGGCCATAGGACAAGATTAGGCAAAACAAGTCATCCAGAGACATATAAACCACATGGTAAAATTGCATTTGTACCTGGAAGACATATGCTTAAAATAAGTGTAGAAGAGCTTAATAAAGAATTACCTGTACATTTATCGGCATGGCTTGATAGAACAATAAAGGAGCTAGGATTATGA
- a CDS encoding phage tail tube protein yields the protein MDRQGYYDETKTIYGNYGTLFLNDSQVAECTAFQAKAKLNKVEVPMCGTNAKKYKTVGWDGSGTITLNKVSDRMILLMMDNLNNGKETVCTLISKLTDPGNGGTSRVKLGGVKFDELTVADWSSGKLGTESIPFTFETMEALDTIDPSTIPVIS from the coding sequence TTGGATAGACAAGGTTATTATGATGAAACCAAAACCATTTATGGTAACTATGGAACTTTATTTTTAAATGATTCACAAGTTGCAGAATGTACAGCCTTTCAGGCTAAAGCTAAATTAAATAAAGTTGAAGTACCTATGTGTGGTACTAATGCTAAAAAGTATAAAACAGTTGGATGGGATGGATCAGGTACAATAACATTAAATAAGGTTAGTGATAGGATGATATTGCTAATGATGGATAATTTGAATAATGGAAAAGAAACAGTTTGTACTTTAATTAGCAAATTGACTGATCCAGGCAATGGTGGAACTTCAAGAGTTAAATTAGGTGGAGTTAAATTTGATGAATTAACCGTAGCTGACTGGTCAAGTGGAAAATTAGGAACAGAATCCATTCCTTTCACATTTGAAACAATGGAGGCATTAGATACTATAGACCCTTCAACTATACCAGTAATAAGTTAG
- a CDS encoding phage tail terminator family protein, with product MITFKDIKDAVTLKLSTEFPEIKVYDEQVKQGFDAPAFFIQLIPINMTRANFFTENPTLMIDIQYFPQEESNDELYDINEKLEKSFKPFFIQVKDRILNIIKVEYELFDFVLHFQINLDYLVSIREEVEGTENHKLMQKINFKI from the coding sequence ATGATAACATTCAAAGATATTAAGGATGCTGTAACTTTAAAATTAAGTACAGAGTTTCCAGAAATAAAAGTATATGATGAACAAGTAAAACAGGGGTTTGATGCACCTGCTTTTTTTATTCAATTGATTCCTATAAATATGACTAGAGCAAACTTCTTTACTGAAAATCCTACATTAATGATAGACATTCAGTATTTTCCTCAGGAAGAAAGTAATGATGAGCTTTATGATATTAATGAAAAGTTAGAAAAAAGCTTTAAACCGTTTTTTATACAGGTAAAAGATAGAATACTTAACATTATTAAAGTTGAGTATGAATTATTTGATTTTGTGCTTCACTTTCAAATCAACTTAGATTACTTAGTTTCAATTCGTGAAGAAGTTGAAGGCACAGAAAATCATAAGCTTATGCAAAAAATTAATTTTAAAATTTAA
- a CDS encoding PBSX family phage terminase large subunit → MKKKKQNKSFKFQPFSLKQKKLLFFWEKGSPFADKDIVIADGAIRSGKTIAMICSFIRWTLKHFNGENFILAGKTIGALKKNVIGPMQQILNSWGLRYDYNRSENYITIGDNTYYMYDANNEKSQDRLQGLTAAGALADEVALFPQNFVDQMIGRCSVDGAKIFMNCNPGSPYHFVKTELIDKAKEKNILYMHFTMDDNLSLSEKVKERFRRMFSGVFFKRYILGLWVQAEGLIYDMFDEIKHKVQTIVRDYKEFYVSCDYGTQNATVFLLWGKCLDKWYLVDEYYYSGRDKGKQKTDNEYYDDLVGFVGDRRINSIVIDPSAASFIALIKKKGKFKVKHAKNDVLEGIRNVGSALNDMLIQFNDKCVNTFKEFFSYIWDEKAIQRGEDKPLKVMDHAMDAIRYFVNTVMFNSNKLKTMNKSLLGL, encoded by the coding sequence ATGAAAAAGAAGAAACAGAATAAAAGCTTTAAGTTTCAACCATTTTCTTTAAAGCAGAAAAAGTTATTGTTCTTTTGGGAAAAAGGATCACCATTTGCAGACAAGGATATAGTAATTGCTGATGGAGCTATTAGGTCAGGTAAAACTATAGCAATGATATGTAGCTTTATAAGATGGACACTAAAACATTTTAATGGTGAAAATTTTATTCTAGCAGGTAAAACAATAGGTGCGCTTAAAAAGAATGTTATAGGTCCTATGCAGCAAATATTAAATTCCTGGGGACTTAGGTATGATTATAACAGGTCAGAGAATTATATAACGATAGGTGATAATACTTATTATATGTATGATGCAAATAATGAGAAATCGCAAGACAGACTTCAAGGACTAACTGCTGCAGGAGCATTAGCTGATGAAGTAGCTTTGTTTCCTCAAAACTTTGTAGATCAAATGATAGGTCGTTGTTCGGTAGATGGTGCTAAAATCTTTATGAATTGTAATCCAGGTAGTCCTTATCATTTTGTTAAAACTGAGCTTATAGATAAGGCTAAAGAAAAGAATATATTATATATGCACTTTACTATGGATGATAATTTAAGTCTTTCAGAAAAGGTTAAAGAGAGATTTAGGCGTATGTTCAGTGGAGTATTCTTTAAGCGTTATATACTTGGATTATGGGTACAAGCAGAAGGTTTAATTTATGATATGTTTGATGAGATTAAGCATAAAGTACAAACTATAGTAAGGGATTATAAAGAGTTCTATGTAAGTTGTGACTATGGTACTCAAAATGCAACTGTATTTTTATTATGGGGTAAATGCTTAGACAAATGGTATTTAGTAGATGAATATTATTATTCTGGTAGAGATAAAGGAAAGCAAAAGACTGATAATGAATATTATGATGATTTAGTAGGATTTGTTGGCGATAGAAGAATAAATTCAATTGTAATAGACCCAAGTGCAGCATCTTTTATTGCATTGATAAAGAAAAAGGGTAAGTTCAAAGTAAAACATGCTAAGAATGATGTATTAGAAGGTATAAGGAATGTTGGAAGTGCATTGAATGATATGCTAATACAGTTTAATGATAAATGCGTAAATACATTTAAAGAGTTCTTTTCTTATATTTGGGATGAAAAAGCTATTCAAAGGGGAGAAGATAAACCTTTAAAAGTTATGGATCATGCTATGGATGCAATAAGATATTTTGTTAATACAGTTATGTTTAATAGCAATAAATTAAAGACAATGAATAAGAGCTTATTAGGACTATAA
- a CDS encoding phage portal protein: protein MIVIRDIPDIIDSAVIDTLISYHKKNMLPKYQNMQKYYELHHDIENRTIEDSSKPNNKLINDYPGYIVNMCTGYFLGKPVAYSSKSNDDNYLNTLQGIFDYNDEADENAEIEKTCSIKGEAFELAYQDEEANTRFIQVPNEQIIVIYDITLDPKIKIAIRYYDVIDINNTTITKVEVYTADKISYYTKNSQGYVLDEEREHFFKEVPIIHYINNNEQMGDFERVISLIDAYDKQQSNTQNDFDYFTDAYLKIKNMSDTENSDITSMKENRVILIEGDGDADWLIKNVNDAALENYKNRLNKDIHKFSDVPDLSDESFAGDLSGVAIRFKLFCLEQIAAMKERKFKKALQRRIELITNILNIKGGNYTYTDIDMSFTRNIPANVTELVNMVTQLKGTLSEGTLIGQLPFVTDVQAEMDKIKDEQESTLDYNIPKANSNGNEPNNSSGDINE from the coding sequence TTGATAGTAATAAGAGATATTCCAGATATAATTGATAGTGCTGTTATAGATACTTTAATCAGTTATCATAAAAAGAATATGTTACCTAAATATCAAAATATGCAAAAGTATTATGAGTTACATCATGATATTGAAAATAGGACTATAGAGGACAGCTCAAAGCCAAATAATAAATTAATAAATGATTACCCTGGATATATAGTAAACATGTGTACAGGGTATTTTTTAGGCAAACCAGTAGCATATAGCAGTAAATCAAATGATGATAATTATTTAAATACTCTTCAAGGCATATTTGATTATAATGATGAAGCTGATGAAAATGCTGAAATTGAAAAGACATGTAGCATAAAAGGTGAAGCTTTTGAACTCGCATATCAGGATGAAGAGGCTAACACTAGATTTATTCAGGTACCTAATGAACAAATAATAGTGATTTATGATATTACACTAGATCCTAAAATAAAAATTGCAATCAGATACTATGATGTAATTGACATAAATAATACTACTATAACAAAGGTTGAGGTATATACTGCAGATAAAATAAGTTATTATACTAAGAACAGTCAAGGATATGTACTTGATGAAGAAAGAGAGCATTTTTTTAAGGAAGTACCAATAATCCATTATATAAATAATAATGAGCAGATGGGAGACTTTGAAAGAGTTATAAGCCTTATAGATGCATATGATAAGCAACAATCTAATACACAAAATGATTTTGATTATTTTACAGATGCATACTTAAAAATAAAAAATATGAGTGATACTGAAAATAGTGATATAACCTCAATGAAGGAAAATAGAGTAATACTAATAGAAGGTGATGGAGATGCTGATTGGTTAATAAAAAATGTAAATGATGCTGCATTAGAAAATTATAAGAATAGATTAAATAAAGATATTCACAAATTTTCAGATGTTCCTGACTTAAGTGATGAATCTTTTGCTGGTGATCTTTCAGGTGTGGCTATAAGATTTAAATTATTTTGTTTGGAACAAATAGCCGCCATGAAGGAAAGAAAGTTTAAGAAAGCTCTTCAAAGAAGAATTGAACTTATAACAAACATACTTAATATTAAAGGTGGCAATTACACTTATACTGATATAGATATGTCTTTCACAAGAAACATACCAGCCAATGTAACAGAACTTGTAAATATGGTAACTCAATTGAAGGGAACACTATCAGAGGGAACGCTTATAGGCCAATTGCCTTTTGTAACTGATGTACAAGCTGAAATGGATAAAATAAAAGATGAACAAGAAAGCACATTAGATTATAATATTCCTAAAGCTAATTCTAATGGGAATGAACCTAATAATTCCAGTGGTGATATAAATGAATAA
- a CDS encoding polymorphic toxin type 50 domain-containing protein has product MNNIDYWKKRTEQKLNAQYKKADNLSQELKDQYEIALEEINKKISNFYLKFASDNEMSYAEATQYLNGKEFNRWRKSIDAYIKKIEATENEQLLLELNTLAMKSRISRLDSLVTDIQVELSKLYSKENEQTTTLLKSVADDTYYQTIYEVQVGRGIGHAFGKLDNKTVEDILNHPWSGENYSSRIWDQKDKLVKTIKQELTQKFIQGKDVKTTATAVSQKMNVSYRNACTLVQTETSYIAGQATARGYEETGVQKYQILATLDTHTSTICREEDGKVYDLKDKTIGVNYPPFHIRCRTTTIPYFYDEKGERAARDPDNGKTYYVPSDMKYEDWYNKYVENNSEALAEESKTKNKSSDKKQYKEYRNTLGKEGPKSFDKFQDLKYNNVEEYNQLKKVYTVKNNIRNGTQSLDIEEGKQGKHILGHNNYIEGRSYLTISKEEAQGLVNKYAGTGEIRFNTKGEWDKKELIAIPKNIGVNVDSKTGIETKTNKFKIHYSNKGVHIVPTMKEG; this is encoded by the coding sequence ATGAATAATATTGATTACTGGAAAAAAAGAACTGAGCAAAAGTTAAATGCACAGTATAAAAAGGCAGATAACTTAAGTCAGGAATTAAAAGACCAGTATGAAATAGCTTTAGAAGAGATAAATAAAAAAATATCTAATTTTTATCTTAAGTTTGCTAGTGATAATGAAATGTCTTATGCAGAAGCTACTCAATATCTAAATGGTAAGGAGTTCAATCGTTGGCGAAAGTCCATTGATGCATATATTAAGAAAATAGAAGCTACAGAAAACGAACAATTACTACTAGAACTTAATACACTTGCCATGAAAAGTAGGATAAGCAGGTTAGATAGTTTGGTAACAGATATTCAAGTTGAACTGAGTAAGCTTTATTCTAAAGAAAATGAACAGACAACAACATTACTTAAGTCAGTCGCAGATGATACGTACTATCAAACTATATATGAGGTGCAAGTAGGGAGAGGAATAGGACATGCATTTGGAAAATTAGATAATAAAACTGTAGAAGATATATTAAATCATCCTTGGAGTGGAGAAAATTATTCAAGCAGAATATGGGATCAGAAAGATAAACTTGTAAAAACAATTAAGCAGGAACTTACGCAAAAATTTATCCAAGGCAAAGATGTAAAAACTACTGCTACTGCTGTATCACAAAAAATGAATGTAAGTTATAGAAATGCATGTACACTAGTTCAAACAGAAACATCTTATATAGCTGGTCAAGCTACAGCAAGAGGATATGAAGAAACAGGAGTACAGAAATATCAAATATTAGCTACATTAGATACTCATACATCAACTATATGTAGAGAAGAAGATGGTAAGGTATATGACTTAAAAGATAAGACTATAGGTGTAAACTACCCACCTTTTCACATTAGATGCAGGACTACAACTATACCTTATTTTTATGATGAAAAGGGAGAAAGAGCAGCAAGAGATCCGGATAATGGGAAAACTTATTACGTTCCAAGCGACATGAAGTATGAAGATTGGTATAATAAGTATGTTGAAAATAATTCAGAAGCATTAGCAGAAGAAAGTAAAACGAAAAATAAGTCTAGTGATAAGAAACAGTACAAAGAATATAGAAATACTTTAGGCAAAGAAGGTCCTAAATCTTTTGATAAATTTCAGGATTTAAAGTATAATAATGTTGAAGAATATAATCAATTGAAAAAAGTATATACTGTAAAAAACAATATTAGAAATGGTACTCAAAGTTTAGATATTGAAGAAGGTAAACAGGGTAAGCATATTTTAGGACATAATAATTATATTGAAGGTAGAAGCTATCTAACAATATCTAAAGAAGAAGCTCAAGGACTAGTTAATAAATATGCAGGTACTGGAGAGATAAGATTCAATACTAAAGGTGAATGGGACAAAAAGGAGTTAATAGCAATTCCTAAAAATATTGGAGTAAATGTTGATAGTAAAACAGGAATTGAAACTAAAACTAATAAGTTTAAAATACATTATTCAAATAAAGGAGTTCATATAGTACCAACAATGAAGGAGGGATAA
- a CDS encoding DUF4355 domain-containing protein: protein MLKGIVPEKTYVPTVPIKLQLFGDGGTGDKTNIDQNPPAGDNINTPPEGDNIELPKTKEELLKLLGTESEKNVLKAVEDAKAKWEEEFNKKLENEKAEAEKLAKMTAAEKEKHLLEKQKLDIANKEKEIALREMKLTKIDIFSEKKLPIKLVDFIPGNTADEVKSNIESFEKEWRTAIDEAVNERLKGKSPFNITSNSKNELGVAKQLIEMNKNTNIESLQKARESYFK from the coding sequence ATGCTAAAAGGAATAGTACCAGAAAAGACATATGTACCAACAGTACCGATTAAGTTGCAATTATTTGGAGATGGAGGCACAGGAGATAAAACTAATATAGATCAAAATCCACCTGCAGGTGATAATATCAATACTCCACCAGAAGGAGACAACATTGAACTTCCTAAAACGAAAGAAGAACTTTTGAAATTATTAGGAACTGAATCAGAAAAGAATGTACTTAAAGCTGTAGAAGATGCAAAAGCCAAATGGGAAGAAGAATTTAATAAAAAGTTAGAGAATGAAAAAGCAGAAGCTGAAAAACTAGCCAAAATGACAGCAGCAGAAAAAGAAAAACATCTGTTAGAAAAACAAAAATTAGATATTGCTAACAAAGAAAAAGAAATAGCCTTAAGGGAAATGAAACTTACTAAAATTGATATTTTTTCAGAGAAAAAGCTGCCTATTAAATTAGTTGATTTTATTCCAGGTAATACAGCAGATGAAGTTAAAAGCAATATAGAAAGTTTTGAGAAAGAATGGAGAACTGCTATTGATGAAGCTGTGAATGAAAGATTAAAAGGTAAATCCCCATTTAATATTACTTCTAATAGTAAAAATGAATTAGGAGTAGCAAAGCAGCTAATAGAAATGAATAAGAATACTAATATTGAAAGTCTACAGAAAGCAAGAGAAAGCTATTTTAAATAG
- a CDS encoding phage tail sheath C-terminal domain-containing protein — translation MIILGLPSLNIIFKQLGKTAIARGTKGTVALLLKDTVPATNPIIMNSSDDIPTTLSAANKEQLELTFLGYVNPPKQVIAYVVAADATDYAAAQNYLETIMWDYFAFPDIADAEVAAFATWAKGLRTNKNKEVKAVLPNSAGDSETIINYVNVLNKTDAATYTTKQYCARIAGLLAGTPFTMSATYAPLYELLDCDHLIKTDADTAIDAGKLILINDGRKVKIGRAVNSLVTTTADKGAKFKKIKLVDIMDLIKGDIRKTAEDNYIGKVQNDYDHKILLISAISDYFDSLELSGLLAKGQSKVYIDIPSQTAYLKSIGYKTTDGKTVDQMTENEIKEADTDDKVFIGASIKMIDSMEDISFAVGI, via the coding sequence ATGATTATATTGGGATTACCTTCATTGAATATAATTTTCAAGCAGTTAGGTAAAACTGCAATAGCAAGAGGAACAAAAGGAACTGTGGCATTATTATTGAAGGACACAGTTCCAGCAACTAACCCTATAATAATGAACTCGTCAGATGATATTCCTACTACGCTGAGTGCAGCAAATAAAGAACAACTAGAACTAACTTTTTTAGGTTATGTAAATCCACCCAAACAAGTTATTGCTTATGTTGTAGCAGCTGATGCAACAGATTATGCTGCTGCTCAAAATTATCTTGAAACTATAATGTGGGACTATTTTGCTTTCCCAGATATAGCAGATGCAGAAGTTGCAGCGTTTGCAACATGGGCAAAAGGCTTAAGAACCAATAAAAACAAAGAAGTAAAGGCGGTTCTACCAAATAGTGCTGGAGATAGTGAAACAATAATTAATTATGTTAATGTGCTTAATAAAACAGATGCAGCGACATATACAACTAAACAATATTGTGCACGAATAGCTGGATTGTTAGCAGGGACACCATTTACAATGTCTGCAACCTATGCACCACTCTATGAACTTTTAGATTGTGACCATTTAATAAAAACAGATGCTGATACAGCTATTGATGCTGGAAAATTGATTCTTATAAATGATGGCAGAAAAGTTAAAATCGGTAGAGCTGTAAATAGTTTAGTAACTACTACAGCAGATAAAGGTGCAAAATTTAAAAAAATAAAACTTGTAGACATAATGGATTTGATTAAAGGTGATATAAGAAAAACAGCAGAAGATAATTATATTGGTAAGGTACAAAATGATTATGATCATAAAATTCTACTTATAAGTGCTATAAGCGACTATTTTGATAGCCTGGAACTTAGTGGATTATTAGCAAAAGGTCAAAGTAAGGTATATATAGATATTCCATCACAGACAGCTTATTTAAAAAGTATTGGATATAAAACTACAGATGGTAAAACAGTTGATCAAATGACAGAAAATGAAATTAAAGAAGCCGACACAGATGACAAAGTATTTATAGGTGCTTCTATAAAAATGATAGACAGCATGGAAGATATATCATTTGCAGTAGGTATTTAG
- a CDS encoding phage tail assembly chaperone — MSKIDLLLKLDKSKLVRPTKEMEIKRLSEALGETFSVTVQSITADEFENIQNGVSVNADGKVESEKNIQAKYVVAGIKDPDFNNQQIIEQFGAVNAAEAVNNIFLPGEITAIFNVINELSGFSKDSVKEIKNLSPETAK, encoded by the coding sequence ATGAGTAAAATAGATTTATTATTAAAATTAGACAAATCAAAATTAGTCAGACCAACAAAAGAAATGGAAATAAAAAGATTATCAGAAGCCTTAGGAGAAACTTTTTCAGTCACAGTTCAATCAATTACAGCAGATGAATTTGAAAATATTCAAAACGGAGTATCAGTAAATGCAGACGGAAAAGTAGAATCCGAAAAGAATATTCAAGCTAAGTATGTAGTTGCTGGTATAAAAGATCCAGACTTCAACAACCAACAGATTATAGAGCAATTTGGTGCAGTTAATGCAGCAGAGGCTGTAAATAATATATTTTTACCGGGAGAAATAACAGCAATATTTAATGTAATAAATGAATTAAGTGGATTTAGTAAAGATTCAGTTAAAGAAATAAAAAACTTATCACCAGAGACAGCGAAGTAA
- a CDS encoding phage head-tail connector protein yields the protein MLENIKMLLGISSEDTSKDNIINYYIRTITVKVLRYCKLESLITDLEPFVENKVALILKSQNTNSDVKSIQRGDTTINYNDQKSQFELTELTTLEKEELDKYKIRKVKFI from the coding sequence ATGTTAGAAAATATAAAAATGCTCTTAGGAATCTCTAGTGAAGACACTTCTAAAGATAATATTATAAATTACTATATTAGAACTATTACTGTTAAAGTACTTAGATATTGTAAATTAGAAAGTTTAATAACTGATTTAGAACCATTTGTTGAAAATAAAGTGGCATTGATTTTAAAATCTCAAAATACAAATTCTGATGTGAAGTCAATCCAAAGAGGTGACACTACAATAAATTATAATGATCAGAAAAGCCAATTTGAATTAACAGAGCTTACTACATTAGAAAAAGAGGAGTTAGACAAGTATAAAATCAGAAAGGTGAAATTTATATGA